The Silene latifolia isolate original U9 population chromosome 4, ASM4854445v1, whole genome shotgun sequence region caaatgaccgggacagagggagtagttgATTAATTTAAATTTAGGTGTATTACAGATTAGCTTACGTGGAGATGAGATGCGGTTGTGAAATTTTCTGGTTCCTCGTCTTTAGTTCATGATAGAGTAATTTGTTCTCTAGTGGTTGCAGTTGAGGCAAATATTTGCCTATATGAACCCCTTTAAATTCTTCGTATCTCAATTTATATGGCCGTTTCTTGTAGCTATTCTATACCAAGCCAATTAGCATTGGCAAATCTGGGACTTGCTCGTGCATTTTTTCCTCAGTTAAAAGAAATGGCCGAGAGCAAAAAAGAAGAGCTTGCTGGTTTGCTCACCGTACTCCCCCCTGTTGAATTCGGTTGTGTTTATGGTTCAAGTCTACATCCAAATAAGGATGATCAGGTTCGTATGAACAGTTACAGCTTACTACCAAATTGTTTCTACTTCAATCTGGTGGTATGTGTTTTCTCATTGTGCGAGTGCTTGAATCAACAGTCTCGGATGATTGACTACATTCTTGGTGTTGAAGATCCTATCGAGTGGCATTCACAGGTTTGCTTAAAAACAACCATATATCATATTTTGCTCTATTAGTTACTCGTCTACTTTCTGTCACTCaaaatttatgattttttttgttttgcccATGAAGAACTTGGAGATGAACAAGAAGCACTATGCCTCATGGATGGTTCGCTTTGGTGGTGCAAAAACGGTGCTTCCTTTGGCTCTATATTTTGTCTAAATTTTTCTCTCTTTGTAACAACCGGTCCTTGAAGTTTGAGTGCAACTGCTGTCCATTGTGAACCAGATCACAAGAGTTGCTGATGACATTGGAGTCGGGGTGCACTTTAACCCTTATGTTTCTTGGAATAATAAGGTACTGAGCAATTGATATTATCTTTCTTAGGAGTTAGGATTGTTGGTTTAGAACCAAAGCTTGTAATTAACGAGTGAGAACGATGCTGTACTTTTCAAGTTTTCACTTGGTACTGCATATAGATGTCCTTAATCTTGCATATATTTTTTTTGCTGCAGACCTTCAAGTACGGTGTGGTCAGAACAAGTGATTTAGTTGAAGACGTAACAAATTGGGAAAATTTTTATTTGAGTGGTCGTTTACAGAAACCTGTATGTAAAATTTACTACTCATGGTTTTTTTTTGTCCTGCATTTGTCGGTTGTGAGAATAATATACATTGCTTCTATGCTTGTGTAAAAGAAAAATTTATGTGAAACAGTATCCCATGTGAAAACCAACCCATATACCATGTAATAAAATGAGGAATACACAAGTAGTTGGTCTCACATGTGAGATCGTCTCATACAAGACTCAGTGTGCTAGTGTGCTTGCTTATAGTGCAGGTTTATATTTGCTGTTGCCAATTGGGCCAATTGCATCATGCTTAAGCTTTATGTTTGGTTTTATATCTCAATCCTAAACATTTGAACTTTTGTTTTTGCACACAGGTCAATATTGTTGTTGATAACTTGGTTACTCCAGTGAAACAACTGAACCTGTGTAATTTGAGAGCTGCAACATCAGCTGCATTACTATTGCTACCTGACACTTTTCACGAGGTATTATGCTGGTAAATTTTTTGAGCAATACAAGTATAAAGAACCTGTGGTTACCCTTGTGTTTACTCAGTACAGGAGGACCTTTATGCAAAAATATGTAGCCTGTCTTATACGGGTGATCTTCGTATGCTCTTTGCTGAGGATAGGCATAAGGTATGTAGATGGTTATTCCTCTTACACAGAGATGAACTTTTGTTTCTGCATTATTTGTGTGCTTTACTTTTTCCGCTTTGGCCTTTGAAGTAGTAAAAGCTTTCAGATGTTTTTTTGGGTTAATACTTGCTATGGACGCTACCTAAAGTTCACAAAGGTGATTTAAGGTCTTCTTGACCTAATTTTTGGGGGTTGTAGAGGAGATGATAGTTTGTGGCCTAGTGCTACGATAGTTTTCTAGCGTTGATTTTTTCATTACATCATACTACCATTTTTTTCTCATTTCAAGGCTTTCTTACAGCTTAGTTTTACTTTAGTGTTGTGACACTACATGATCCTGTCACTATCCTATCATTCTTTGTTTATGGATTGTGCCTTCCTATAGCTCTTGTTTTAGGTCTAAGTAGAATCTAGATAAATATAGGAAAAGAAAAAACCTAATTAGTGGGTTGATAGTTAACGTTTCAACAACCCGCGGTGGGGGGGTGAAAGCAATGAAGAGGTTGAACAATCTGGATTGTCAAGGTAGCTCATCTGCTTTTCTCTAATTTCATAACTGAATAAGAAACTCTGAGAAGTAATGTTTCAGTGATATACCATTTAGTTTTGATGGTTTTGATAGTCCTCAAAGCTTTGTATTAAAGATCCAGGTATCACATTTTTTTCCAAATATACCGTGAAGCCATTTAGGATGTTGGGCTGTTGGCTAGAGAAGGGGAAGGTTAGATCTCAGATTAAATTAGAAGTTTAGAACTAGTTCATAAGAAGTCGTCCCTAAGGATGAAGATAGTGATTATTTCTTATTTCTCATTTTTATGTGTTTACATTTCCCCGTTGCTGCAGGTCAGAAAAATTGTGCAAGGGCAGTTTGATTTATTCAATGGAATTTATAAGCCTGTTCTCGAAGAGCTTGCAGCCAAAGACTTGTTAAGTTTCTCATCATCTAGTGCTTTGAATGCTAAAGTATCTCAGGTAAAGTTGCATAGCAATTATATAAATCTATTTTTGGGTGGAGGAAGAAGTAGGCAGTATCAACAGATCTTTAAGAGAACTTGATTCTTtgctccaaaattttgaaatgtgTGTTTCAGAACACTTTGTCAGCCATATGAATTCTTTACCTGGACTTTCGTTAAAATGTTGTTGGTGGTTTAATTTTTTTGGACTTGTGAATAATATTATCAACTAGGCGAAGTCATTAGCTCATTGAGATGGCGAAGTCATTAACTCATCAAGATGGCAAATTTATCTAAGGATATATCTTCTCGCATAACTAGAGTATCAGCTTccatttccaatggagccaaagactcattattctttaattttaaattatgatgaaataaagAAAAGTGGCTCAATAAATATGCTGCACTACTTTTAATTGTGAAGTAACAATCATTTGATGTAATTTTTGACGTCGTTCATTTGGGTCATTTGGAAAGAGCTTTAATATGTTGCTAGCACAGGGGTGAAGTTGCGTTCATCCGACCTTACCCCATTACTTTTTTCTTAATGATTGACAATCAAATCTCAAATGATTTAGGATTGTGGTTTACCTGCGGTTCGGTGCCTAGTCTCTCGTCTTCCTACAACTGTCAAAAATCGTATGGGGGTGATGCTGGGAATGCCTCAAACAATGGACTCCGGTATGAAACAATTGTTTTCATTATTATGCTCTCTCCTTTATTCTTGCATCTTAGTCAATGTGGAGTCAAGCAATGGGTTGGGATAATTGCATTTAAGAATGGGGAAGGAAAATAGTTCAAGATTTAAATGAAGGGTTTACAATCATGCTGTGAGCTTTTTATGTTCTGTTTCATGTGAAATTTGTTGTGAGATTGTTATACACATTTCTCTGGGCAATTTCTGTTTAATCACATGTCATCTAGAAATGACGTCACAAACTGTCTTCATTCATACCCTCTTACCCCACCTTAGGCGCAACTACGCAAGCCTTTTGAGGCATATTGGGGTGCTGGTGTGGGATATGTAGAGTGACCAACAAGTGAACATCATTGATTATTATCTTCCTTTATACAGGTCGACTTGATGTAGTTATAAAATCGAGAGCAGAGGCAGCAAACTGTGTGGAGAAGATCATAAGACGAAAAGTGAGAGTATCGAGCTTGAGGCAGGCTGTTTCTGGTGTATTAACAGTAGGTGCTATCAGAGCTTCTAGATATGCTGCAAATAAAATGTCAAAGGCGTGGAAGTCTCGGGTTTAATGCTCTCCGTTTGAAGGCCAAGTCATCAAGAACTTGTAAGAACAGGGCCAAGACTCTTATTACTAGAATATGTTCAAGGTCAATTTTTGGCAGAGAATAGGCTAGCTTCGGTAGAATTAAATTTGGTAGAACACCTCGGATGCATATAGAGGTACTTGTAAGGATCCGTCAGCAATCTGTAGGAAGCAAATTGGCCATTGCGAGTAAGACAGCAATCTTAGTCTTTGCTTTAGTTTGAGTTTAACGAAGATACAAGACAGAATTTAGTTATGCGTTCTCCGTCATTTTGTCTATTATTGGATTGCTCAACACAAGTTGCCAGAATTTTTAGTAATGATCTtaattgtcactattattatctttgttctcccaaatttcaaaattttcctTACAGATGTCGGATATCTCTTACGAATTTAGAAATGCTTGCTAAATAGCAAATGTGCATTACCCATGGAAACAGAAACAGAAGTTAAATCTTTCGACAGGCACGGCAAGTAGGTGGCAATGAAAGGTGGTGTTTTTGCCATTTCGATTCTGGTCCAGCTTCTAGTCAAGGATTAAACACTTCAAATTATTTCAATAATTTCACCATTTTTATTCTaccaaagaaaaaaaattaatttcaCCATCTTTAGGTGACAAGTGACAACCAACGTGGGGGGAAATTACTCATGCTCGAATACATGTTTAGCAATAATAATTGCAGATATCAGTATAATTAGCAATGGACAACTGAACCCTCAAAGATGCtttgaaacaaactcatcacagTTTGGAAACAGAAGTAGGTTGTGTGAATTGCTGTCGGAGGACCCTCCTCATCACCTTGTTCGTTGCTGTTCGTGGAAGTGAAGTCATAGGTACTACCGAGGAAACCTGCTGGATGATGATGAACAAGTGAAGCTATGGATGATGATGAATGAGCTTTTCCACAGGACGGTCAAAATACTAGGGGAAAATAGAACATAAGTTCACCTTGAACAAAGGATTGAGCTGTTTCTGGAGGGCGAAATTGAAGGACATCCTCAACTGGTTTAAGTCAGGTTGGGGTGCACTCGCATCTTTAAATACAACGGCGACTACAAGCTGCTCGGGACTGCCTTCAGTAGGAGGATGGTTTTAATGCAGACAAGTTACACATGCCAGCCTTGTTAGCTTAAGGAGATGATATAACTTGTCCCTTCCATGTAGGCATTCCTTCAAACTTTCAAAGTAGACTTTGTAGTGATCACCATTGAGAAGTTTGTGTTAAGCTAACAAAGCTGAGAGTATACTTAACAAAGCTGACCCGACCTGACCCGAGACTCAAAATTACCTGATCTCATATGGCCCGAGTCCCAAATTGACACGACCCAGACTTGACCCGCCCTGATCTTTGAttgacccaatgttgacccgGTCTGAAGTGACCTGACCCAAATCACCCACCACTCCACCAGTAACCGATCTGATCCTATATGGCGCAAAATGACCTGAATTACAAGAAgtcatattaatattatatacttcctccattcttgTTTGATGTTCCCATTTGCTTTTGGTGGAACAACCAAGACAAAATGGATTAAGAGCAAGTGGACCAATTTTTAGCAATAAAAAAAGGCTAAGCTAGTAAGTGGGCCGATTTTTAGCAATAAAAAAAAAGACTAAGCTAGTGGGGTATAGATATAAGTAGAATTAAGTGGGCTAATATATGGTATATAGTGTAAATATGTAATGGTAACAAGGACCATTTGGTCATTTTTTAGGCCCAAAAATAGAAAGAAACTAAATGGAAACATTATAATGAAATGGCCTAAAAAGAAAAATGGGAACATCAAAggagaatggaggaagtacataGTAGTCCAAGACTCAAGCAACACACCAAAATAAATACTCGTATGTAGTTAATTTTGAAAGATATTGTTTGTTAGTCAAAGTGGTACTTTAACCCGTGACCCGACAACTTGACACCCAAAGCTGACCCAAAATCCGAAATGATTCGATCCGACCAAAAACTAACTCTGTGACAACACAAAAATAACTCGATCCAAATTAATCGACTCAAACCCAACTCAATTAACCCATTTGCTAGCTCCATATGAGAGCGAATCATGTGACAAATTTTTTTAATCGACCCATTTACCTTTACAAAAATGTTGTTCGACCCGTTTTGCAAAAAATTGTTTTGAACAAAATACAAAATCGGCATAGTCACTCCTTCAACCCAAAGAGTACAAAATCGGTATAACCAAACAAACATCAAAAACCCTCCTTTCCTCGAATTATTAGTCACTCCTTAAACCCACAGACAAACTCCTCCTCCTATCGCCACCGTAGCTCCGCCGTCACCGCCATCGCAACCGCCGATTCTACCGCAATTTTGTAAGCGCCACTATTGGTATACTTATCTTACCTATCTTCGATTACCTTCAAATTTATttgatttcgttaatttcattttttggggttttttctTTTAACATGAATCGTTTTCATGGTTTTGAGCCCTTTCTGTCTCCGACTTTCGAGCGCCTTTTGTGAGAGTTTTACTCTAAATTAGTGTGTGACATATTATGTGGGAGGTCTTTTGTTGACGTCACTGAGAGACCGTCTCATTTGAGAATTTGTGCTTCGAGTTTAGGGGTATTGTATATTTGTATTACTGTGTTTACTGTGCTATGGCTTTTGTGATTTCATGCTCTAGATTTTGATTTATATGCTTGATTTTAAAAATTTCTGTACATACAAGTATTTCTATAGAATATCtatccgtctcaatcatttgtttagctTTGATTAAAAAACCCATCACGAAGAATAAAACAGTAAACATATAACTGGGATGAAGGGATTTAAAAATTGAGATAGCTGTGCAAAATGGTTTGTGGTCATTAATTTCGACAAATGAAGAAGGGAAATGAATGATGAGTCGGAGGGAGTAAAAAATTGAGATACTTGTGCGAAATGTTCTCCTAAAACCAATGTGAATGGTCATTAATTTTTATGGTGTGTTAACTAATCCCTAAATTCTGTTTCATTACATCAGGTAGGCTCGCGGAACATTTGTAGTAGAGATCTGAATGAAACAGTATCAATCTCCCTTGTTTTTGGCCAGACTGTTGCGTTATCGATACTCCCATCGGCATATTAGTCATCAGAATGTGATTTCACTTTGTCAAGGAGGAACTGGGGTAGATGTTGCCTTGATGCCCAAATTTGTATATGCTGGACATTATTTGGGTTCAAGGCAGTACTCAAACGGTTTTCATGCTTTAAATAGAGTTCCTACAAGTTACGATGATGTTCGTTCTAATGGCAGAGTTGGAAACTCTGATGTGAGAAGTGGGGCAGAATACAGGAAGAATGTGAATCATATACAGCAATGGTCTAGCACGGAAAATCCTAATCCTGTAAATGAAGGAACAAATAGTGAATATCTCAGACATGATTACGCGGAGAAAGCAATTCAACAAAACCCTGTTTACCCGGGCAGTAGAAATGCTATGGGGTCCCAGCAAGTTACTGGGCACTGGAGTATAAATCCTGGTCCTTATCAACAGTATCCTAGTAACCCATTAACGGTAAATGCAGTTGGGCATGAAAGTCATGGCTATCAACAAGAAAATACACGTGTTCAGCCAAGTCTGGGTCAAAATGCCGAAGATGTGAATGACCCACTAAAGGAGTTAGATTGTTTTTGCCAGGAATGGGATCTTGTAAATGCTGTGGCATGCATGAAAGATTTGAGCTTGAGGGGAGTCGGCATAGATTTGCCCCGATACTTTACACTTATAGAAGCCTGTGGGGAGGCAAAAGCTTTAGTAGAAGGTAAAGCTGTTCATGAACATATTCTCAATTATGTCTCTCCTATTAGCACAAGTATTTTTAATAGGATACTTAACATGTACGGGAAATGTGGTTCGATGGATGATGCATATGATACATTCAACAAGATGCCCGAACGTAATTTGACATCCTGGGATAACATGATAAGTTGGTATGCAAAAAATGGTCTTGGAGAGGAGGCCATTGATACGTTCACTGAATTCAAAGAGTCTGGATTGAAACCAGATGGTCAAATGTTCCTTGGTCTATTTGATGCATGCGGGGTTGTTGGTGATGTCGGTGAAGGCATGCTGCATTTCGACTCAATGACCAAGATTTATGGCATCACTCCGACCATGGAACACTATGCTAGCATTGTCCATATGTTTGGTAGTGCATGTGATTTGGACGGAGCTCTGGAGTTCATTGAGAAAATGCCGGTAGAGCCAAATGTAGATGTATGGGAGAGTCTAATGAACATATCAAGGATTCAGGGCAATGTAGAGCTCGGCGAACGATGTGCTCAAATTGTAGAGGAGCTTGATCCTTCCCGCTTGACAATAGAATCAAAAACTGGACGTTTGCCCATTAAAGATTCAATTCTcaagaggaaagtgaagaagacAAGCCTTTCAGAGCATAGACAACATGAATATAGAGCAGGGGACAGATCACATCCAGAACATGAGAAAATCTATGCACTTTTGAGGGGGTTTAAGGAATCTTTGAAAGAAGCGGGCTATGTACCAGAGACTAGATTTGTTCTTCAtgatatcacccaagaggaaaaAGAAGAAGCTATTATGGCACATAGTGAGAGACTTGCTTCTGCCTATGCCCTTCTTACTTCTAGTCCACGTGCACAAATGACCGTAATGAAAAATCTTCGTGTCTGTGGTGATTGCCACAATCTGTTTAAAATATTGTCGAAGCTTGTTGGTAGGAAGATAGTCATGAGAGACCAAAAGAGATTTCATCATTTTGAAGGTGGAACATGTTCTTGCAATGACTACTGGTGAATCACAAAAGAGGTATGAGTGGACCTCCTAGTCTTTTATTTCGTATCTAAAAACGTATTGTAGTTTTACGTGGTTGATATCGTCTTTTTTTTGTCTGTCGAAGCCACTTAGTCTATTCTCCACATGAAATTATGAAAATATGTCATTAAAAGTGTTGGGTGAGTCACTGGGGCTACGGTCAACCTATATGATTTTGGTTAAATTAGACTTTTGTGTTGAAGTCTTTCTTTTACAATTGTGTTCATTGTAGGTTGCTGAACCATGTTCCAGCTCTTATACTACATAATATCCGTGGCGGAGAAATTCTTGTGTAAGACCGTTACCGTGTACGACACGTTTTTTCTTTATTGTGTTAGACGCCTAATTAGTGATGATAGCCATAAAATGAGGTTTGTAGAAcggtcttattctataatttgtgtcGGTAGAGCGTGATATCATAGTTCAGATCTGTGTTTAGTCTAGTTTAGTCTGTAGGAGTGTGTAACTAGTTTAGTCTAGCTAATGATATATTTCTATGCTGGTAGGGGTTTGAATGATTTCATAGGATGCGTTTTTCGGAATTGAGGTTGGTAGTTGGTTTACTTAAAAGGTTTTATCAATGATCATAGGAATAATGAGTGCTATTGATGCCTCGACGTACGATACCCTGGATGAGCGGCATTGATAGTTCTTCTCTAATGTTTCCTTTCGGCTGCTTAGTCATGGGACTAGCTCCTATGTCTATTATTTTCTACAATCCGTGAAATTAAGTGTCGATGATTGTGATTTGGTGAAGTGTGGAATTTTGCTCAAACTGATTTAGATGTTATCCTGTATGCTTTGTAATGGTGGTCATACACCACACTGTAATGTACTTTGCCACTCAAAACCCACCTTAGAAAAGTTAAAACTAATAAAGCAGTGCTCTCACATAGCGAGTGACAGAGTACGTTTTAGCCTTAGCCTGGGTGTTATCATTCGCCTCTGTAATGGGTGTAATAGGCAGGGCATAATGCCAGTGGGAAAATTAGTGGATGAACTGTGTATATTTCCTGCAGCTACCTTGTATTTCCAGTGGCACAAGCCAAAACCACCGTGAAATTAGTGACCCCCATTATATATTAGTTGAATTTAATTTATTTTCGGATGTATTGTAGATTAGTTTACACAGATGACATGGGTT contains the following coding sequences:
- the LOC141653277 gene encoding uncharacterized protein LOC141653277 isoform X1, which encodes MAESKKEELAGLLTVLPPVEFGCVYGSSLHPNKDDQSRMIDYILGVEDPIEWHSQNLEMNKKHYASWMVRFGGAKTITRVADDIGVGVHFNPYVSWNNKTFKYGVVRTSDLVEDVTNWENFYLSGRLQKPVNIVVDNLVTPVKQLNLCNLRAATSAALLLLPDTFHEEDLYAKICSLSYTGDLRMLFAEDRHKVRKIVQGQFDLFNGIYKPVLEELAAKDLLSFSSSSALNAKVSQDCGLPAVRCLVSRLPTTVKNRMGVMLGMPQTMDSGRLDVVIKSRAEAANCVEKIIRRKVRVSSLRQAVSGVLTVGAIRASRYAANKMSKAWKSRV
- the LOC141653277 gene encoding uncharacterized protein LOC141653277 isoform X2 yields the protein MAESKKEELAGLLTVLPPVEFGCVYGSSLHPNKDDQSRMIDYILGVEDPIEWHSQNLEMNKKHYASWMVRFGGAKTITRVADDIGVGVHFNPYVSWNNKVNIVVDNLVTPVKQLNLCNLRAATSAALLLLPDTFHEEDLYAKICSLSYTGDLRMLFAEDRHKVRKIVQGQFDLFNGIYKPVLEELAAKDLLSFSSSSALNAKVSQDCGLPAVRCLVSRLPTTVKNRMGVMLGMPQTMDSGRLDVVIKSRAEAANCVEKIIRRKVRVSSLRQAVSGVLTVGAIRASRYAANKMSKAWKSRV
- the LOC141653280 gene encoding pentatricopeptide repeat-containing protein At4g32450, mitochondrial-like, whose protein sequence is MKQYQSPLFLARLLRYRYSHRHISHQNVISLCQGGTGVDVALMPKFVYAGHYLGSRQYSNGFHALNRVPTSYDDVRSNGRVGNSDVRSGAEYRKNVNHIQQWSSTENPNPVNEGTNSEYLRHDYAEKAIQQNPVYPGSRNAMGSQQVTGHWSINPGPYQQYPSNPLTVNAVGHESHGYQQENTRVQPSLGQNAEDVNDPLKELDCFCQEWDLVNAVACMKDLSLRGVGIDLPRYFTLIEACGEAKALVEGKAVHEHILNYVSPISTSIFNRILNMYGKCGSMDDAYDTFNKMPERNLTSWDNMISWYAKNGLGEEAIDTFTEFKESGLKPDGQMFLGLFDACGVVGDVGEGMLHFDSMTKIYGITPTMEHYASIVHMFGSACDLDGALEFIEKMPVEPNVDVWESLMNISRIQGNVELGERCAQIVEELDPSRLTIESKTGRLPIKDSILKRKVKKTSLSEHRQHEYRAGDRSHPEHEKIYALLRGFKESLKEAGYVPETRFVLHDITQEEKEEAIMAHSERLASAYALLTSSPRAQMTVMKNLRVCGDCHNLFKILSKLVGRKIVMRDQKRFHHFEGGTCSCNDYW